A DNA window from Drosophila virilis strain 15010-1051.87 chromosome 4, Dvir_AGI_RSII-ME, whole genome shotgun sequence contains the following coding sequences:
- the LOC6629112 gene encoding protein CIMAP1D, whose translation MPRPTGPGPAAYTLPSTFGYEKCDARMRRGPQYSFGRKPSMPAFKKSGPGPAEYQIGQITRYGNAKGLEFSMLPRGQLNRPNSVRYE comes from the exons atgccaagaCCAACAG gaCCTGGACCGGCTGCCTACACCTTGCCAAGCACATTCGGCTATGAGAAATGCGACGCACGCATGCGCCGTGGTCCACAGTATTCGTTTGGACGGAAACCTTCGATGCCGGCCTTCAAAAAATCTGGTCCTGGACCCGCTGAATACCAAATCGGGCAGATAACGCGATACGGCAACGCCAAGGGACTCGAGTTCTCCATGCTGCCACGGGGACAGCTAAACAGACCCAATTCGGTGCGTTACGAATGa